In Silene latifolia isolate original U9 population chromosome 3, ASM4854445v1, whole genome shotgun sequence, a single window of DNA contains:
- the LOC141647547 gene encoding DNA N(6)-methyladenine demethylase ALKBH1D-like isoform X1: MMVVRLYCVTRTSTVALLFPSYTMSTLGNLSSQSSIQLRGDESLSNTISITGQGAEAARTIGITSCNSKKFFSSGSKNSSSANESESSTSETSIGCSKESDLRKECSLSCVSSMDTSMTELLEPRLEQDDEFLYYKPYKDMLVEHSLPTSFGKQKFKKQRSAEHGLKHVIHRSNKKSSKYHLESFDICQCETERTDIGDSEIEYFSFLKSSDVLIEEPTRVIRPGMVLLKKYISPTEQISIARKCRDLGLGPGGFYHPGYKNGSKLRLRMMCLGLDWDPQTRKYQKRRRIDRAKAPDIPSEFHMLVSRAMQDSLSLIREDPKVCNAEEILPQMTPDVCIVNFYTETGRLGLHQDRDESEESLSKGLPVVSFSVGDAAEFLHGNQRDVNKAEKLVLESGDVLIFGGESRHVFHGINSIIPHSAPPFLLEAAKLRPGRLNLTFRQH; this comes from the exons ATGATGGTGGTCAGGTTATACTGCGTTACTCGAACATCAACAGTTGCTCTGCTATTCCCATCATATACCATGTCTACCCTTGGAAATTTAAGCTCTCAATCTTCT ATCCAGCTCCGGGGGGATGAAAGTTTATCGAATACCATTTCCATTACTGGTCAAGGAGCTGAGGCTGCAAGAACAATTGGTATCACATCTTGTAATAGTAAAAAGTTCTTTTCATCTGGGTCCAAGAACAGTTCTTCTGCAAATGAAAGTGAATCATCAACTTCTGAGACATCAATTGGTTGCTCAAAGGAATCTGACCTTCGAAAGGAATGCTCTTTATCTTGTGTGAGCTCGATGGATACTTCTATGACAGAACTATTAGAACCGAGGTTAGAGCAAGATGATGAATTTCTGTATTATAAGCCTTATAAAGACATGTTGGTAGAACATTCTCTGCCTACTAGCTTTGGTAAGCAGAAATTTAAAAAACAGAGATCTGCTGAGCATGGTTTGAAGCATGTAATTCATAGGAGCAATAAGAAGTCATCAAAGTATCATCTTGAATCGTTTGATATATGCCAGTGTGAAACTGAACGCACTGATATTGGGGATTCTGAAATAGAATACTTCTCGTTCCTGAAATCTTCTGATGTGCTTATTGAGGAACCTACACGGGTGATAAGGCCAGGGATGGTGCTGCTAAAGAAATACATCTCTCCTACCGAACAG ATTTCAATAGCAAGGAAATGTAGAGACCTTGGTCTTGGGCCGGGTGGCTTCTACCATCCTGGCTATAAAAATGGGTCGAAACTACGTTTGAGAATGATGTGCCTTGGGTTGGATTGGGACCCACAAACGAGGAAGTATCAGAAGCGCAGACGGATAGACAGAGCCAAAGCGCCTGATATTCCCAGTGAGTTCCACATGTTGGTATCGAGAGCTATGCAAGATTCACTTTCTCTTATTAGGGAAGACCCCAAAGTCTGCAACGCTGAAGAAATCCTCCCTCAAATGACTCCTGACGTTTGCATCGTCAACTTCTACACTGAGACGGGGAGACTTGGTCTGCATCAG GATCGTGATGAAAGTGAAGAGTCACTTTCAAAAGGACTACCAGTAGTTTCATTCTCGGTTGGGGATGCAGCCGAGTTCTTGCATGGCAATCAGAGGGACGTGAATAAAGCCGAGAAGTTGGTTCTTGAATCAGGAGATGTGTTGATATTTGGAGGCGAGTCAAGGCATGTTTTTCATGGGATTAACTCAATTATACCTCATTCTGCTCCTCCCTTCTTACTTGAAGCGGCCAAGCTTCGTCCTGGCCGGCTTAATCTTACTTTTAGACAGCACTGA
- the LOC141647547 gene encoding DNA N(6)-methyladenine demethylase ALKBH1D-like isoform X2, with product MMVVRLYCVTRTSTVALLFPSYTMSTLGNLSSQSSLRGDESLSNTISITGQGAEAARTIGITSCNSKKFFSSGSKNSSSANESESSTSETSIGCSKESDLRKECSLSCVSSMDTSMTELLEPRLEQDDEFLYYKPYKDMLVEHSLPTSFGKQKFKKQRSAEHGLKHVIHRSNKKSSKYHLESFDICQCETERTDIGDSEIEYFSFLKSSDVLIEEPTRVIRPGMVLLKKYISPTEQISIARKCRDLGLGPGGFYHPGYKNGSKLRLRMMCLGLDWDPQTRKYQKRRRIDRAKAPDIPSEFHMLVSRAMQDSLSLIREDPKVCNAEEILPQMTPDVCIVNFYTETGRLGLHQDRDESEESLSKGLPVVSFSVGDAAEFLHGNQRDVNKAEKLVLESGDVLIFGGESRHVFHGINSIIPHSAPPFLLEAAKLRPGRLNLTFRQH from the exons ATGATGGTGGTCAGGTTATACTGCGTTACTCGAACATCAACAGTTGCTCTGCTATTCCCATCATATACCATGTCTACCCTTGGAAATTTAAGCTCTCAATCTTCT CTCCGGGGGGATGAAAGTTTATCGAATACCATTTCCATTACTGGTCAAGGAGCTGAGGCTGCAAGAACAATTGGTATCACATCTTGTAATAGTAAAAAGTTCTTTTCATCTGGGTCCAAGAACAGTTCTTCTGCAAATGAAAGTGAATCATCAACTTCTGAGACATCAATTGGTTGCTCAAAGGAATCTGACCTTCGAAAGGAATGCTCTTTATCTTGTGTGAGCTCGATGGATACTTCTATGACAGAACTATTAGAACCGAGGTTAGAGCAAGATGATGAATTTCTGTATTATAAGCCTTATAAAGACATGTTGGTAGAACATTCTCTGCCTACTAGCTTTGGTAAGCAGAAATTTAAAAAACAGAGATCTGCTGAGCATGGTTTGAAGCATGTAATTCATAGGAGCAATAAGAAGTCATCAAAGTATCATCTTGAATCGTTTGATATATGCCAGTGTGAAACTGAACGCACTGATATTGGGGATTCTGAAATAGAATACTTCTCGTTCCTGAAATCTTCTGATGTGCTTATTGAGGAACCTACACGGGTGATAAGGCCAGGGATGGTGCTGCTAAAGAAATACATCTCTCCTACCGAACAG ATTTCAATAGCAAGGAAATGTAGAGACCTTGGTCTTGGGCCGGGTGGCTTCTACCATCCTGGCTATAAAAATGGGTCGAAACTACGTTTGAGAATGATGTGCCTTGGGTTGGATTGGGACCCACAAACGAGGAAGTATCAGAAGCGCAGACGGATAGACAGAGCCAAAGCGCCTGATATTCCCAGTGAGTTCCACATGTTGGTATCGAGAGCTATGCAAGATTCACTTTCTCTTATTAGGGAAGACCCCAAAGTCTGCAACGCTGAAGAAATCCTCCCTCAAATGACTCCTGACGTTTGCATCGTCAACTTCTACACTGAGACGGGGAGACTTGGTCTGCATCAG GATCGTGATGAAAGTGAAGAGTCACTTTCAAAAGGACTACCAGTAGTTTCATTCTCGGTTGGGGATGCAGCCGAGTTCTTGCATGGCAATCAGAGGGACGTGAATAAAGCCGAGAAGTTGGTTCTTGAATCAGGAGATGTGTTGATATTTGGAGGCGAGTCAAGGCATGTTTTTCATGGGATTAACTCAATTATACCTCATTCTGCTCCTCCCTTCTTACTTGAAGCGGCCAAGCTTCGTCCTGGCCGGCTTAATCTTACTTTTAGACAGCACTGA
- the LOC141647547 gene encoding DNA N(6)-methyladenine demethylase ALKBH1D-like isoform X3, whose amino-acid sequence MDTSMTELLEPRLEQDDEFLYYKPYKDMLVEHSLPTSFGKQKFKKQRSAEHGLKHVIHRSNKKSSKYHLESFDICQCETERTDIGDSEIEYFSFLKSSDVLIEEPTRVIRPGMVLLKKYISPTEQISIARKCRDLGLGPGGFYHPGYKNGSKLRLRMMCLGLDWDPQTRKYQKRRRIDRAKAPDIPSEFHMLVSRAMQDSLSLIREDPKVCNAEEILPQMTPDVCIVNFYTETGRLGLHQDRDESEESLSKGLPVVSFSVGDAAEFLHGNQRDVNKAEKLVLESGDVLIFGGESRHVFHGINSIIPHSAPPFLLEAAKLRPGRLNLTFRQH is encoded by the exons ATGGATACTTCTATGACAGAACTATTAGAACCGAGGTTAGAGCAAGATGATGAATTTCTGTATTATAAGCCTTATAAAGACATGTTGGTAGAACATTCTCTGCCTACTAGCTTTGGTAAGCAGAAATTTAAAAAACAGAGATCTGCTGAGCATGGTTTGAAGCATGTAATTCATAGGAGCAATAAGAAGTCATCAAAGTATCATCTTGAATCGTTTGATATATGCCAGTGTGAAACTGAACGCACTGATATTGGGGATTCTGAAATAGAATACTTCTCGTTCCTGAAATCTTCTGATGTGCTTATTGAGGAACCTACACGGGTGATAAGGCCAGGGATGGTGCTGCTAAAGAAATACATCTCTCCTACCGAACAG ATTTCAATAGCAAGGAAATGTAGAGACCTTGGTCTTGGGCCGGGTGGCTTCTACCATCCTGGCTATAAAAATGGGTCGAAACTACGTTTGAGAATGATGTGCCTTGGGTTGGATTGGGACCCACAAACGAGGAAGTATCAGAAGCGCAGACGGATAGACAGAGCCAAAGCGCCTGATATTCCCAGTGAGTTCCACATGTTGGTATCGAGAGCTATGCAAGATTCACTTTCTCTTATTAGGGAAGACCCCAAAGTCTGCAACGCTGAAGAAATCCTCCCTCAAATGACTCCTGACGTTTGCATCGTCAACTTCTACACTGAGACGGGGAGACTTGGTCTGCATCAG GATCGTGATGAAAGTGAAGAGTCACTTTCAAAAGGACTACCAGTAGTTTCATTCTCGGTTGGGGATGCAGCCGAGTTCTTGCATGGCAATCAGAGGGACGTGAATAAAGCCGAGAAGTTGGTTCTTGAATCAGGAGATGTGTTGATATTTGGAGGCGAGTCAAGGCATGTTTTTCATGGGATTAACTCAATTATACCTCATTCTGCTCCTCCCTTCTTACTTGAAGCGGCCAAGCTTCGTCCTGGCCGGCTTAATCTTACTTTTAGACAGCACTGA